A stretch of DNA from Anopheles ziemanni chromosome 3, idAnoZiCoDA_A2_x.2, whole genome shotgun sequence:
CAAAATTGAACCACAAGTCCAACGTCTTGTACGTCGTGGGCAGCTGTGTGTCTACTgcatcttttttaaaaaaagaacaacaagaTATTTTTAGCACAGGTCCGCAACGGGCAAATGCTTTCCTACCGATGTTTGCCATACATTCATTTGTCTAGTAGACTCTGCGGACGAAGCACCACATCCTGTGCATTAAGTCAAGATCAACAGAAAACAGAAATTTGCCTCTTCAATCGCGCTAGGCGATCCAGTGATCAATGTGAAAAGTACTGAACGTGtggagtttttctttcttctgtttattttcccTACGTTGATCGTTGAACGACATAATCTTCGGTGCAATGATGGGCGACGGAATGTAAAATATGCGACACTAAAGGTGAAAAGGGAGCAGCAATTCACGCGTTTGTCTATTTTGTCCTTTCTTTCCAATGCCTCCCTGGTCGGGTGATAACAGCTCACGGCGTTACAGCAAAACGGATGACGCTTTCAGTCAAAAGCGATGCCTCACCTGGTTTCGGGAGTACACGACACCAGATGATCCGGATAATTTAGGTGAGTGTTTGAAGCGGACGGAACCACCTGTCATTGTTCGAATACGGTGGCTTGTGTTAAGTAATAGAATTGGAAGGTGGAATTCATTGTGTTCTCGCTAATTGGTGTCGGTATCTGAACAATGGATCTAAATTTAGAGGGATGGTACATAATGCTAAATAACGATGTTGCCGTTGTGATTCCAATTACATACTAAATAAACGCTTCTGTTGTTTTAGGTCCGGaaggaatggaaaagttttgcgaGGATATCGGTGTAGAGCCTGAGAACGTGGCGATGCTTGTTTTAGCGTACAAGATGGGAGCAAAACAGATGGGCTTCTTCACGCAAAGCGAGTGGCTTAAGGGCCTGACTGACCTGCAATGCGATACCCCCTCGAAAGTGCAGTGTAAGCTGGAACATCTCAGAAGCCTTCTGAACGACCCGAATACATTCAAAATCATATACAGATATGCATACGACTTTGCAAGGGTAAGATAATTTATGTTAGACGTAGGGAGAACATCGaactgatttaaaaaaatgtatctaATCATCTTGTTCCATCTCATGGTAGGATAAAGACCAACGCAGTATGGACATTGAAACTGCGAAGGGGATGCTTCAATTGATGCTCGGCAAACATTGGCCACTGTACGCACAATTCGCCCAATTCCTAGAGCAGTCCAAGTACAAAGTAATCAACAAAGATCAGTGGTGTAATATTCTAGAGTTTTCTCGTACCATCTCCAACGATCTGACAAACTATGACGTCGATGGAGCCTGTAAGTTTCGCATTGATGTACTCACTCACTAATTGACTGATAACTAatcttttcatttgatttccaTTCATACAGGGCCCGTAATGCTCGACGAGTTTGTAGAATGGCTAAGACAATTACGAGCCCAACCGACTATTAGCTGAGGCCTACTGTACTAGATACCCGGTCGAATGGCGTCGATATGATAAGAGCAGCAAGCAAAGGGCAATATCTGAGAactgtaaagaaaaacaaaaacagtgcGTAAACCACACACTGTTCGTGGTAGGAATGGATTTATAATGGATAAACACCGGCATGAATGAAGTACGACCGGCAGAAAGTAAGGTCAAAACCGTCAAAAACTTCCACACACTTCACACCCTTCCGCTGGATCTAGGTTTTAATCTGGGCTAGTTTGATGCAACCGTAAAAAAAACTCGgcgaaattaaaatttgtcgCCACTTCGTTTGAAAGTATCATAAGTTTTGTAGTAAAGTAAATCCCACATTTCACCATTCTTTCTTGGTGCTTGAATGGCAAACCAAAACGAGAATGCACGGTCATACAAATACGGTCCCACACTACGAAtacaaattcaaagaaaagcaaacttAGGGATACCTCAAAGACTAATGCGAAACCGAGTGGTGATGAGTTGCGTAACTTTGAAAAATAGGGCTGACTAGTAGAACGAAGGTAAATAAAGTTGCTAGAAACAAAGAGAATTAGCAGGCTATGTAATTtttgcatacacacactccACTTTCATAGCACATTAAAGTGATCCAGATCTAGACAACAAAAATTTGAGTGAGCCAACGTTCCAAGGTTTTGAATCACGCGTGTGCATCGGCAACGAGTTGTAATGTGGAATGGTACTCGCAAGGGATACATGTCCCTGAAAATCGtcgaaatggaatggaaacacTAATCAAACAATAACGATAGATGCAGACGGTAGTAGGCAAGTTGACTGTCTTGAAACCATTTAGGTTCCAAATTACACTACTCATATGTCCAAAggcaaaactaaaaacaaacttaataTAATCGCAACAACCCAACCACTATACTCACCATAACTCTAATTGAAAACGAATGATGATTTGAGAGGAACAGAACAAAACCAGAAAGAAACTACCATTCGATGCTCGAAAACATACGCATAATAAAAGTCCAAACTATCTTGAATACAATACCAACCCGATCtcaaaatggttttattttaaggTTAAGACATCTCATTTACAGTATCGATCTGccttcattttgcttcgtcggTCTAATAATGCTTCGTGAAGTGTTCCACCTTCTTTAGCCTTTTTCAGCGAAAGCTTATCCTCTTTGCTTACGCGTAGCTTCTTGTCCTGGAACTTTTGGAACTTTTTCCTGCAATAAGTAAGGGGCGCGATGTACAATTGTATGTGCTGTCctaaaacaatatttcaatACTTACACGAAGTTGATTTCAACTTGGTCCAAATCACCAGATTCCTCGATAGGAATTTCCTTGTTGGATACGTCTTCCCTATCAGAAGAACTTCGGATCACACAAACCTCACTGCTGCCGACCTTCTTTTTAATTGCTACCAGCGCGTCGTCCTCTGGGTCCACTGAAACAAAGCATCCGTTGGCCGCCAGCAGTGCCGTCTTACCCTGATCGAACACCGGCTCAAACTGTTCCAATGCCGAAACGGCATCCGAACGGCCGGTGATCATGCCATCCTTCTCGACCTTCAGGTATTTCCCATAGCCAGATTTGAATGCCACCTTATCTTCGTTGATCAGCACTGCGCTGAAGATTTCCTCCGGGTCCGGAGGATCGCCTTCGTTGTGCGGAGCACCGAGGGTGAACAGACCGTTATCGAGTGCCTTCACGTAGGCCTGCTTGTCGAACTGCAGTGCGATAGAGCCGGTAATGTCCGTCGTTTTCGTTACCATCCACCAGCCGCCATGCTTTACTGCATCCGTATCCACGGTAAGGGCTTTTTTAGCCTTTTTCTCGTGTTTATCCTTCTTGTGTTTGCGTTTTGTACCTCTGTAAAAGAAGCAAAATTAGTCTGTTGTTTTGTCCTTCACATCGTTGTTGTTTAGGTAATACATACTTCGAACTTTCTCCCTTTAACACCAATTTGCTCGATTTTGCCTTAGTATATTCCGACATGATTTAAAAAGATGTTCTTCGGAACAATTTAATTGAGAATTGCTTCCAAGATGAACGACTTCTCGCTTACGATtagttgtttatgtttacataTGCGATTTGCTGTATAGTGTTGGTAGAATCGGAAGGATTGATTCCGCATCAATATGTCATTTTGAAAATCCATTTCGAAAGCTCCCGATCCGCGGATTCTCTCTTCGAAAGAGAGATTTTGCGATTTTGCGAGAATTCTCCATTCTCTTTTCTCAAATTGGCGCATAGTCGTGGGTAGTTCCCTCGgaactgaaatgaaacaacTCCCCCTGGGAGCGGATAGCGATAGCGATCCTGATGGTCCTGGGGAACATTCGCAGAATCGATTTTGCCTTTggatcaattcaaccattgaTTGTCTAATTGTTACTTTCACGAATGATATGAAAAACTGGTAAGTTTGGTAAGCACGCATGAtttgacggattgggattcggatttgaaGATTTGATaattcagtttccccatcactacAAGGCCAATAACCAAGGTGTAGACATTTGCTTCGAAATCACGACATGCAAGCTATGCATTTTAAGCGTTTTTCTAGCGCCTCAATTCAAACTCTCCGTTTCATTCACGGGCTCTATAACCGGAAATCAGGATCCTGTTTCGGAACACATCATATCTCATTACCAAGCAGTTTGTACCAGTAAGATTAGGGGAAGTCTGAGAAAAACGAGCGtatgataaaaaaacattccaattACATTGAAAATGCCATCACGTGACGTGGTTTTGTGGTTTGCTTCTATTGTTTCTGCCTGAAACAGCTGGGTCCTGTAggaaacaacataaacatcgTTCTCTGTTCATCCCCAATACAAAAATGTCCCAGAAGCTCAAAAACATACTTACATTGTTTCAAGCCTCTGTTGATGTTGTTTATCTTTGGTGTGCAAGCGAAAATCATGGATTCCGAAAGGCACTAAGCCCTCAGATGTCTGCTACTTGATGAGTCAAAGTTTGTTAATcccaaatgaaacaaaaaagaatgcGCCTGGTATGCGAAAAATCACGCACAATGGAACTGTGTTCCTTTGTAGTGGGAACAAAAATGTTGGTCAGAGTTTTAAGCCGACCCACCACCATGCTGTTCCCGTTTTG
This window harbors:
- the LOC131286428 gene encoding DCN1-like protein 4, whose amino-acid sequence is MPRGKRRLAIDMRPSEDDQQSTKRQRNSYQSSRRYSKTDDAFSQKRCLTWFREYTTPDDPDNLGPEGMEKFCEDIGVEPENVAMLVLAYKMGAKQMGFFTQSEWLKGLTDLQCDTPSKVQCKLEHLRSLLNDPNTFKIIYRYAYDFARDKDQRSMDIETAKGMLQLMLGKHWPLYAQFAQFLEQSKYKVINKDQWCNILEFSRTISNDLTNYDVDGAWPVMLDEFVEWLRQLRAQPTIS
- the LOC131287813 gene encoding protein FRG1 homolog; the protein is MSEYTKAKSSKLVLKGESSKGTKRKHKKDKHEKKAKKALTVDTDAVKHGGWWMVTKTTDITGSIALQFDKQAYVKALDNGLFTLGAPHNEGDPPDPEEIFSAVLINEDKVAFKSGYGKYLKVEKDGMITGRSDAVSALEQFEPVFDQGKTALLAANGCFVSVDPEDDALVAIKKKVGSSEVCVIRSSSDREDVSNKEIPIEESGDLDQVEINFVKKFQKFQDKKLRVSKEDKLSLKKAKEGGTLHEALLDRRSKMKADRYCK